One Triticum dicoccoides isolate Atlit2015 ecotype Zavitan chromosome 5B, WEW_v2.0, whole genome shotgun sequence genomic window carries:
- the LOC119311373 gene encoding probable aquaporin PIP2-7, whose product MSKEEVIAGGDTADVAVEKAPYWDPPPAPLLDTSELTRWSLYRAVIAEFVATLIFLYVSLATVIGYKSQSAAQPGTGVGYLGVAWAFGATIFVLVYCTGGVSGGHINPAVTFGLFVGRKLSLVRTVLYIVAQCLGAICGAGMVKGIAGASYETLGGGANSVADGVSVGAGLGAEIAGTFVLVYTVLSATDPKRTARDSFIPVLVPLPIGFAVFIVHLATIPITGTGINPARSLGAAVMYNQHKAWKDHWIFWVGPLLGATVAALYHRFVLRGEAAKALGSFRSTGAATART is encoded by the exons ATGTCCAAGGAGGAGGTGATCGCCGGCGGCGACACGGCCGACGTGGCCGTGGAGAAGGCGCCCTACTGGGACCCGCCGCCGGCCCCGCTGCTGGACACGAGCGAGCTGACCCGGTGGTCGCTGTACCGCGCGGTCATCGCCGAGTTCGTGGCCACGCTCATCTTCCTCTACGTCAGCCTCGCCACCGTCATCGGCTACAAGAGCCAGTCCGCCGCCCAGCCGGGCACCGGCGTCGGGTACCTCGGCGTCGCCTGGGCCTTCGGCGCCACCATCTTCGTCCTCGTCTACTGCACCGGCGGCGTCTcag GTGGCCACATCAACCCGGCGGTGACGTTCGGGCTGTTCGTGGGGAGGAAGCTGTCGCTGGTGCGCACGGTGCTGTACATCGTGGCGCAGTGCCTCGGCGCCATCTGCGGCGCCGGCATGGTGAAGGGGATCGCGGGGGCCAGCTACGAGACCCTCGGCGGCGGCGCGAACTCGGTGGCCGACGGCGTCTCggtcggggcagggctcggcgcGGAGATCGCCGGCACGTTCGTGCTGGTGTACACCGTGCTCTCCGCCACCGACCCCAAGCGCACCGCGCGCGACTCCTTCATCCCCGTGCTGGTGCCGCTGCCCATCGGCTTTGCCGTGTTCATCGTGCACCTGGCCACCATACCCATCACCGGCACCGGCATCAACCCGGCCAGGAGCCTCGGCGCCGCCGTCATGTACAACCAGCACAAGGCATGGAAGGACCAC TGGATATTCTGGGTGGGGCCGCTCCTCGGCGCGACGGTGGCTGCGTTGTACCACCGGTTCGTGCTGCGCGGCGAGGCCGCCAAGGCGCTGGGCTCGTTCAGGAGCACCGGCGCCGCCACCGCACGAACCTAA